The Salvia splendens isolate huo1 chromosome 20, SspV2, whole genome shotgun sequence nucleotide sequence CGCCTATGCTACCTTTTAAAAGAGAGGGGTGGGTGGGTTGCGTGAGGGTAAATGCCTCGGGGTGGAGGAACAAGTTGCTATATTCGTGAATGTCCTAGCTCACCACAAGAAGAATCGGCACTTCTACCTCACCCCTTCAGTGCTCCCTATTCGGGGAATTCAAAAATTCAAGCAAGAGTAACAGCCTACCGTACGACATATCCACGAATATGTATACAATGCCATTGAACTAACCTTGTCAGAGCCTCCATTGTGAATCACTTGAGACAATTATGACTAACAACTAGAGAAAAAGAACATACAATAATCGAATTACATtgaaagatactccctccgttccataataatggaagcgtttcttttcagcacagTGATTAGGAAAAATTGTGTTacgtgagttaagtaaagggagaataaaataaaaaaaatgaaaaaagtagagagatgaagagagaataaagtaagagaataaattaggtgtggaaaaatgtgttgatttttactaaaaagggaaataactctattactatgaaacgtaccaaaatggcaaaatgactctattactatgaaacgtaccaaaatggcaaaatgactgaGAATttgaaaattggaattctaaTAGGATGAACACGCCCTTAAAATTATGAGACAGAGACAGTGCCAACAACGAGAAATATTAATAACAATATTTTTTCTACTCATAAAATTTTACTCCaattaataaatgaaaacacgaaaacGGAAGAATCGAAAAAGAGTCGTCCCTTTTCCCTCAAATCATATCCTCCTCGCTGAAGAGCTTTACAAGAAAGGCAACAGAAGCAGATTCTCCAACAGCCTCAACCAACCAATTGCAACACCGAATTTATGAATTAAACATTTTTCAGAGCGAGGAAAAGGGTGAAGAGATGACAACGCCATCATTGAGACCTCCGCATTTTGAATCATTCAAACTCCCTCACTTCACCACCACAGCAATTCCCATTGCAGCTGCTGCTACTAGTTTCACCCGATTCGTTTCTCTCTCCTCCCCTTCGCTTGGCCATGGGAGATTTGCCCCTTCCTGCTACTGTTCTTTGCCAAGAAAAAAGGTATTTTCTTTGTTAATCTCTCCCCCTCTTTTGCCCCTTTTCCTATCTAATTTTTGTATAAGGGGGGTTTTGGGAAATGGGCCTTggaagttttgttttttatggGAAAAGATTTCATCTTTGTATAATTTGGTGGATTTATCTGTCGTTTCTGTGTTTTAGGTTTTCCATTTGCTAATGAATAGGCTTTGATTAAATTTTTACAGTGCTGATCTAGACAAGGGAAAATAGGTGGAAAGTGGATGTTATTCACATTGTTGCCAATTCAGTTTTTGCATAGTTGAATTGATTTTAATTGTTAAAGGGCATTAAAAATGTATTAAGCTGCATGACTTGTTCATGAGTTAGGTAAAAGCTGATGGATTTCTACTAGAGGAGTAACAATATCCGAGCTTGAGAAGATAGTCTGTTGAATCAAACTAGTTTGGTAGTTGGAAGCTGTTGAAGCCTGATGGTTCTCAGTTCTCACTGATAATTTACTGAATATTAATCTAATCGATGCACATGTTCTTTAATGAAAGAATTAATTTTTGCAAGGATTTAGATCAATTTACTATTTGGGAAGCTCATATGTAAAGTGGAGTGTATTCGTGTAATGGCATTAGCATATTGCATCATATGCATGTGCAATGGATAGCTTGAAAAAGTAGATGTGATTCATTCTTAGTTTGTTGCTCCAGCTGAATCTATGCGTACTTAAGAATGATAATGTACTTGGCTgtgagatgaagaagaattgATTGTTCCATCATATGATTCATAGTGTATGAACGACAGGTCTTTCTAAGTTACGTATAAGTAGGACAACAGATTTTCTATTAAGAATCTTAAGATGTTAGTCGAAATACTAGATGTGGATTATAATTTTCAgttttgagttaaataaatgTTCcagttttttaaattattgagaCTACTCCTAATACGACTCCAGGTCCCAATGAGTCATAGAAGTCCGGCTTCGTTGATATCATAAACTTAACTTATGTAATGATATTGTTTTGGACGTATCTTTGTCCAGATAATGTTGGTTGAATGCGTTTGTAATGTCGGGTCTGCCTATATGTGTAGTTATTCTGAAAATAAGTTACTTGATATCATCAATGATCCTTAAAGAAAAGTTGAGGCAGAAAAACAGGATTTCAGTATTAAATGTATCGTCTTATGAGCACAAGCTGTTAGTCCAtatgtcaaattttaaatgccatGCCAACGTATTTGGATGAGCTGCTTGGAGTCTTCACTGAGATTTCTTATGATTTCGTCTACAATAATTGTGCATTAGGCCTTAAGGCCTTACTAATAAATGTAAGCAATTTAAGGACTGAATGATTccacgatgaatgatgaatatAAGGCCATTTTCCTGTAGCAACCACACCAACTCTTACATACGTGGAACACAAATTCCATTCATGTTGCGGTGTTCTAGTGAAATCCACTTGTCTTATACATATATTTCCACGCATCAGTTGGTTTTCACTAATCATTTACTACCAGGGGCCTGTGTTTTCTATGTGGTGGTATAGTTGCTTTTTGGACATGACGGGGTACAGCAAAGCATAGGGGAATATGTAGAAGAAGACAAGAATGAGATCCAGGTGCTAGGTTCAGATGAAGAAGTCTCGACTCAGATTCCAACTCAAGCCCAGTCTATTGTTGAAGGTTCTGGAGCTGTTATGGTGTCTGAGTATAGACCTGCCCCTGATGTAGACTATCTGCAGGTATCCGCAAATCTACATATCATTCCATTAGACGATGCTCGGTTATTTGTGAGTGACTCATTTGACTCGTGGTATTTGGTGTGTCAGTTCTTCAAATATGCATGGTCTTTGGATTTCTACATACAGATGATTTTACTGGGACAGGAACGTTGATATAAATGAGCTTTTGTGCTTGTTCAGTTATATGAATATCTTTATTTGCTGTATTGATATTGAAAATTCTTGTTGTGTCTACGTTGCTATCTATTGCTCTCTCATATGGATTTTTTGCTTTTCATATTTCAGTTGGTTGTCAATTTTTAACCTCTACCATAGATGTGTGAACCAAGCATGTTTTGGTTCTAAAAGGACATGTATGCAACTCATATCCATTCATGTAATTATGATTATCCCACTAAAAGAGTTACTGAAATCCCTTGTCTAAGCCTTTTGCGAATATGACTTTATATAAAAACGGAGAAACTATTTGTTGgctcataataataataaataatactccctccttcccaataaatatgaaatggtttgcttttcggcacgagattttatgtagtgttgttttgtgaggtaatggagagagagtaaagtaagaaggaagaaaaagtagagatggtgTTGTTTCCATtgtaggaaacgtttcatttttaatgggacaacccaaaaagaaaaacgtttcatttttaatgggacaaagggaTTATCTCATTGGTGACATAAGATTACAAATTTGCAATTTGTTATGTGAACATACTTGCATGATAAATATGTACCTCAAGTCTTTGGAAAGTGGAATTTGTGCCGTGCAGGTCGAAATTCTGGTACTAATCATGATTTATGACCATGACTCTTGTTTGTTATAAATGATAACTACCTTGACTATGAAGTATGAACTTGTTAAGAATCCCTACCTTTGAGGCTAAACACAAGTGTAGTACTTGTTGCTATCTttatttatcataatttatCTATTTCGTTCACTCTTTTATGATCAGATGATTCAAATCAGGATTTTGTTtgctctttattgattaaaatacATCAAACATATAATAATGGATTGTTCTGTTTTTAATTCAGGAATTACTAGCAATTCAACAACAAGGCCCCAGAGTAATTGGTTTCTTTGGCACACGAAACATGGGGTTTATGCACCAAGAACTCATTGAGATTCTCAGCTATGCACTGGTCATAACTGTATGTCCTCAAAATATATTCAAGTAGTATTACATATATGCATCGTTAGGTTGTTTGCTTTTTACGGTATAATAGCACAATTTCCGTACATGATTTAGCCTCTAAATGAAAATCCTTATTCATATGCGATACCCCAAAACCAAACGCTTAGTATCCCATTACTTAAAGATCTTTATTTCAATCTCATATGCTCTGGTGCTCTCCTGATGAATTTTATTGTGTGGATTTTCTATTGCTTTCTTTCTAGAAAAACCATATCTTCACTTCAGGAGCTTCGGGGACTAATGCTGCTGTTATCAGAGGAGCTCTTCGAGCTGAAAAACCAGAGCTGCTAACTGTGATACTTCCGCAAAGTTTAAAAAAGCAGCCTCCAGAGAGTCAGGAGCTACTTTCCAAAGTAAGATCTGGTCATCTGATGATATGGTTAATGCTAGATTTTCCGCAATTAATAATTTTGGCATAATGTTTTTTCAAATATTGTGTTTTCGCTTCTCCATGATATCTCCTATAAACATGAAAGAGCTATTGTGATTCCTTTTATGTTCATCTTGTGGAAATTAATTTCGAAATCCTGCTTCATCTTCTTTTCTTTGGGTTATAGGTAAAACATGTGATAGAGAAGCCTTACAACGATCATCTTCCATTGATAGAGGCTAGCAGGTAGTACTCTTTTTCGTTGATACTACTCGTCTAGCTCCCATCTAAAAGTGAATCTCGCAATCAAGATTTCACTCATGTGAATTGGCGAAACTTTGTTGCAGGTTGTGTAACATGGACATCATATCTCAAGTGCAGCAGGTCATCTGTTTCGCCTTTCACGACAGTAGGTTGCTCATGGAGACGTGTCAAGAGGCGAAGAACATGCGGAAGATTGTTACTCTGTTCTATCTGGATTGATTGAGGCTCAATCCAAAACTTGAAAtcttgttttgtttgtagagtAAATGCACAAAacaaatgttttttttgttatatcCACATAAGAGGAATTTGAAATATATGTTGCCTCTCCATTTGGGTATAATATTATGAATTTCATCATCTTTTGATTTATATAGCACATGAAAAACTATTTAGggcatgtttttttttattgaaaaagtGTTCATCAAAACTAGAGATATTATCTCTTTCTTGTTTACTTAGCAACTAACAGATACTGAAAATCATAGCAATTcattgtatgaatttatttactATATGTATAAGGAAGAGGCTGAGTATGATTATTGTTCTCGTTCATTTATTTCAAACACCCTTTTTTTAGGTATCCAtttctttgatgaaaatattaAAGATCAATATCTAGCATGAAACAGTAGCAAACAAAAATCATCATATCATATATTTAGGAGAATTTACAAAATCTCAGCAAATTTCGAAAAAGAAGCGAAACGCCTACTATCGGAAGAAATAAGCAGATCTTGATACCATATATTCAGGATAATTTACAAAATGTTTGCAAATGCAGAAAAAGAAGCAGAACATCATACGAAATAAGCAGAAGTAAACAGCATCtgaaaacatatatatataatgtataAAATGAGCATCACTGGCATAAACAAGGCCCATGATCATTGATCTTTACTACCTGTGATTCGAGGCCATTAAGCACTCTGTATATTAAGCAGGTAATGGTTCCTCCAGAACTGTAACCAATACAGAGGGGGTATAACTGTCAGGCCTTATCAATGGAGAAAGAggataagagagagagagagagagagagagagagagagagacctttTCTATGTTCAGAAATTTCAGATGAAGAATGTGCAACGGCTTCTGACATGGCCGGAGCTTTGGTTGGCACGTCAGGAAGGTCCAGCtcatcttcttgttcttgaGTAGAAGGTGCTGCTGACGGAACTTTGGGCATATCCGCGAGTGTTAACTGCAAGACACCAGAAGTTTCTTTGGCTCACAGCAATTTTATATACATACACGTATAACTTTCATGTTGAAGATCAAATATACAGTAGTTTTGATTTGCGGCGAGATCCCATCATGCCAGCACAAATATAACAAGTCTGTATATAAAGTATCATGCTTGCCataaaactactccctccatcccaagctACTTGCTCCATACTCAATTTTCGGTTGTCCCAAGCTACTtgtttcatttccttttttggcaaa carries:
- the LOC121780879 gene encoding uncharacterized protein LOC121780879 — its product is MTTPSLRPPHFESFKLPHFTTTAIPIAAAATSFTRFVSLSSPSLGHGRFAPSCYCSLPRKKLLFGHDGVQQSIGEYVEEDKNEIQVLGSDEEVSTQIPTQAQSIVEGSGAVMVSEYRPAPDVDYLQELLAIQQQGPRVIGFFGTRNMGFMHQELIEILSYALVITKNHIFTSGASGTNAAVIRGALRAEKPELLTVILPQSLKKQPPESQELLSKVKHVIEKPYNDHLPLIEASRLCNMDIISQVQQVICFAFHDSRLLMETCQEAKNMRKIVTLFYLD